One window of the Rissa tridactyla isolate bRisTri1 chromosome 9, bRisTri1.patW.cur.20221130, whole genome shotgun sequence genome contains the following:
- the CTXN2 gene encoding cortexin-2, producing MMSSNYCSNTSASMSVNEMSAFPLTLEQKTGFAFVGILCVFLGLLIIRCFKILLDPYSSMPSSTWEDEVEGLDKGTFEYALA from the coding sequence ATGATGAGCAGTAATTACTGCAGCAACACTTCAGCCAGCATGAGTGTCAACGAAATGTCTGCCTTCCCTCTGACTTTAGAGCAAAAAACTGGCTTTGCCTTTGTAgggattttgtgtgttttcttggGACTTCTAATTATCAGATGCTTCAAAATCTTGCTAGACCCCTACAGTAGTATGCCTTCTTCTACGTGGGAAGATGAAGTTGAGGGGTTGGATAAAGGAACATTTGAATATGCTCTTGCATGA